From a single Vanacampus margaritifer isolate UIUO_Vmar chromosome 15, RoL_Vmar_1.0, whole genome shotgun sequence genomic region:
- the LOC144035279 gene encoding phosphatidylinositol-binding clathrin assembly protein produces the protein MSGQSITDRIAAAQHSMTGSAICKAVCKATTHEVSGPKKKHLDYLIHCTNEMNVNIPQLADTLFERTANSSWVVVFKALITTHHLMMYGNERFIQYLASRNTLFNLTNFLDKGALQGYDMSTFIRRYSRYLNEKAMSYRLVAVDFTKMKRGIDGVMRTMNAEKLIKTLPIIQNQLDALLDFQANPNELTNGVINSAFMLLFKDSIRLFAAYNEGVINLLEKYFDMKKNQCKDALDIYKKFLYRMTKLSEFLKVAEEVGIDQGDIPDLSQKTKGSYIAPSSLLEALEQHLASLEGKKTKELNADARASTLSSAVSCLASTDMSFARMDEKEKQLALEEEQARLQALKDQRLKEISMQTPPSASPSNQSIGSAHNNNHITQTPELFGSTLSTNSVPNLNSDLFDLQPAFIPAVHCTPSISSANSAWGGPESQPLQQNAPTMTVDFDAVFGNKAAPVNDGTQPAAGFDTLGDLLKPTVPIHAAHPLPPQMVFQSGGKLLANDLDSSLANLVGNLQFGGTPSKKPDMLWNQQGEKKLTGGQNWQNKTMSTTQWSPAPMVPPPMPVPHVNGMFYASYAPAPVAFPMTTPQVPVYGMVPPQMGQVGGVPLMAPQPMMYNQPVLRPTNPFAAMPGAQMQFM, from the exons ATTTGATCCACTGCACCAATGAGATGAACGTGAACATTCCCCAGTTGGCGGACACGCTGTTCGAGCGCACGGCCAACTCCAGCTGGGTGGTCGTCTTTAAAGCCCTTATCACCACGCACCACCTCATGATGTATGGCAATGAG CGTTTCATCCAGTACCTGGCCTCCAGAAACACATTGTTTAACCTCACCAACTTCTTGGATAAGGGAGCCCTGCAAG GTTATGACATGTCGACCTTTATTAGAAGATACAGCCGTTACCTGAACGAAAAGGCCATGTCCTACAGACTTGTGGCTGTGGATTTCACCAAGATGAAGAGGGG GATCGACGGCGTGATGCGGACCATGAACGCGGAAAAGCTGATTAAGACGCTGCCCATAATTCAGAACCAGCTGGACGCTCTGCTGGATTTCCAG GCCAATCCAAACGAACTCACTAATGGTGTGATCAACTCTGCCTTCATGCTGCTCTTCAAAGACTCCATCAGGCTGTTTGCTGCTTACAACGAAGGGGTCATCAACCTCTTGG AGAAATACTTTGACATGAAGAAGAATCAGTGCAAAGACGCTCTGGACATCTACAAGAAGTTTCTTTACAGGATGACGAAGCTGTCAGAGTTCCTCAAAGTCGCTGAG GAAGTTGGAATAGATCAGGGTGACATCCCCGATCTCTCGCAG AAAACAAAAGGATCATACATT GCCCCCAGCAGCCTCCTGGAGGCTCTCGAGCAGCACCTGGCCTCCCTGGAGGGCAAGAAGACCAAGGAGCTGAATGCAGACGCAAG AGCGTCCACCCTGTCCAGCGCCGTCTCATGTCTCGCCTCCACCGACATGTCCTTCGCCCGCATGGATGAAAAGGAGAAGCAGCTGGCCCTGGAGGAGGAGCAGGCCAGGTTACAGGCTCTTAAG GATCAGCGTTTGAAGGAGATCAGCATGCAAACTCCGCCCTCTGCCTCCCCCAGCAACCAATCGATAGGCAGTGCCCACAACAACAACCACATCACGCAAACGCCAGAGTTGTTCGGCTCCACGCTCTCAACCAACAG TGTTCCCAACCTGAACAGCGACTTGTTTGATCTCCAGCCAGCCTTCATCCCCGCGGTGCACTGCACTCCTTCCATCTCCTCCGCCAACAGTGCCTGGGGAG GACCGGAGAGCCAGCCTCTGCAACAGAACGCCCCCACCATGACTGTAGATTTCGATGCGGTGTTTGGGAATAAGGCCGCTCCTGTTAACGACGGAACACAGCCAGCAGCCG GTTTCGACACCCTGGGAGATCTTCTGAAACCGACGGTTCCCATACATGCGGCCCATCCCCTCCCGCCTCAAATGGTCTTCCAGTCTGGAGGAAAGCTGCTCGCCAACGACCTGGACTCCTCCCTGGCCAATCTTGTAGGCA atcTGCAGTTTGGTGGAACCCCATCCAAGAA GCCAGATATGCTGTGGAACCAGCAGGGGGAAAAGAAGCTGACAGGAGGACAGAACTGGCAGAACAAGACCATGTCCACCACCCAGTGGAGCCCCGCCCCCATGGTCCCGCCCCCCATGCCTGTGCCACATGTG AATGGAATGTTCTATGCTAGCTAT GCTCCAGCTCCTGTGGCTTTCCCCATGACGACGCCGCAAGTGCCTGTGTATGGAATG gtTCCACCCCAGATGGGTCAGGTGGGTGGGGTACCACTCATGGCTCCTCAGCCGATGATGTACAACCAGCCTGTCCTCAGACCCACTAACCCCTTTGCAGCCATGCCTGGAGCCCAG ATGCAGTTTATGTAA